The region ATAGCATATTCCTGCTATTCATTGCAATACTTTTCAATAAACTGCTTTTTCCAAAGCCATAACAAGAGCTTCCGTTGGTCGCTTTGTTCTGTCAGGAAAAAATACAATTTCTTTTCAAAGTATTTTCATTGCTATCAGGGCTAGGTTTTCGTTTTCAAAAGAACTTTTACCTGTAATTTTTAGAATTTATATTTAAGGAATGAAAAAGAAAATTATAATAGTTCTACTTTTATTAGGATTTCAAGGCTTCTGCCAAAATGAAATCGATTCTCTTGAAGATCAAATACGTGTTGAGATTTTTGGAAAATGTTTCTCGCAGTTAAAACCACTTCCCGAAGTTAAAAATAGAGCCAAATTAAACAAAATACCATTTTGCAGTTTATATCAGTGCGTTCGTTATGTACAGTATGTAGAATACGAAGAGAAAATCCAAAATGCGATTTTAAAAAGAGCAGTTGAAATTGCTGCATTACTTTATAAAAACGAAACTCCAATATATTTGATAAGCGGAATGAATAGTTCGGATAAAGCATTGATAAAAAACATTAACTTAAAAGATGACAATAAATTAGTGTATATAAGTGTTGCCGAATGCATTTCATCTAGTACCTTGGACAGAATTCAAGAAGTTGTAAATAATGAAACTACAAGACTTATAAAATCTAAAAAAATAAAAAATTAACTCTTTTCATGGAAAAATTCACCTTAGAAATATTATTTCAAATTATCGGAATCGGTTCGGCTTCCGGATTATTTTACAACAATGACGCACTTTACGTAATTGGCGACAACAGCGGATTTCTTTACGAATACAATATGCAGAATCAGCAATTGAACCAGCATGCTTTAATTGACAATCCAACGCAGAATATCCCAAAAAACCTAAAACCTGATTTTGAATCACTCACACATCATAATGACACTCTTTATGTTTTTGGTTCCGGTTCTACCGAAAACCGAAACAAAATGATTGAGTTCGATCTTAAATCTAAAACCGTTATAAAGAAAAACAACCTTGTAGATTTATATGCTTTAATGCAAAGTTTTGGCGAAATAAAACCCGAAGATTTCAATTTAGAAGGCGCTATTTTCGATGGCGAAAACTGGTTTTTATTTAATCGTGGAAATGGCGTTACTAACAAAAACACGATTTTTACGATTCACGCCAAAAAGCTGGACGAAGAATTTGCCTTAATTGCGGTTAATTACAAACTTCCAAAAATAAAAGGCGTTCGTTCCAGTTTCACTGACGCTGTTTTGGTTGACGATAAAATCTATTTCCTTTCCACTGCCGAAGACACCAAATCAACTTATGATGATGGCGAAATCTTAGGAAGTTTCATCGGCAGAATTGACGTTAAAACCATGAAAATCGATTTTACTCAAAAAATTACCTCAACCAATAAATTTGAAGGTTTGACTTTCTATAAAAAAAAAAATAATAAAATCGAGTTTTTACTTTGTGAAGATAATGACACGGAACTTTTAGAAACTAAGATTTATAAATTGACATTGCCTGTTAAATAAAAACTTTGTGAATCTTCGTGTTTTACTTTATGAACCTCTGTGAAAAGATTATTCCACAAAGATTCGCAAAGATTTTCGCAGAGAAACACAAAGCTTGCGATTACAATATAACGTAGAGACGCACCGCAGTGCGTCTATGCAAAGAATGTCAAAATACAATTTGTAAAATTATTGCGGATTCACTAACGTTAGACGCACTGCAGTGCGTCTCTACAATAGAAAACCTTTGTAACTTTGTTTCTTTGCAACTTTGAACCTTTAAAAAAAACTTTTTTTTAACCCTGTCCCAACCTTTTTATCTTTTTCTCTCTCTATATAAGAAAGACAACAATTGTGATAAACGAGACTCAAATAGCAAACTGTAAAAAAATGCACCGCGATGCCCAGCGTCAGGTGTATGAATACATGGCGCCAAAGTTGTACCGCCTTTGCAAAAGATATTTAAAAAAGGAAGAAGAAATTGAAGAAGCCCTTGCCGATTCTTTCTTTACTATTTTCACCAAACTAGAACAGTTAAAAGAAGCTTATGCTTTTGAAGCCTGGGCAAGAAGAATAACTGTAAACCATTGTTTGGCGACGATTCGAAAAGAAACCAACTTCAACATGTATCTGGACGATGTAAAACTGCTTTCGCAGCCTTCTGTCGACGAACTGAACACATTAGAAGAAGAAGATTTACTTAATTTATTAAACCATATTCCTGATGGCTGTAAAACTGTGTTTAACCTTTTTGTTATTGAAGGTTATGCTCATAAAGAAATAGCCGAAATGCTGCAGATCTCCGAAGGCACCTCGAAATCACAATTGAATGCCGCTAAGACCAAACTGAAAGAACTGGTTAATAAATTGTATTATCAAAAAGCAAAATAGTCATGGACAATCAAGATAAATTATTCGATAAAATAAAACAAGCTTCGGAAAATGCCGAATTTAAAGACTTTCCCGGAATGGAAAAAGTCTGGTCGCGCGTGGAAGACAAACTGGACAAAAAAGAAGATAAAAAAACAATTGCATTATGGAAAAAAATTGCAGTTGCTGCTTCTCTTCTTTTATTGATTTCTTTGGGTTTTCAGTTTTTACATACTGACAAAGATGCTGGAACTGAAACTCCGAAAGTAGTTATTCAGGAAATAGAAAAAGAGCAATCTCAAAAACCTGTTTCAGATCAAAGAAATACAACTCCTTCTTCTGATTCCGAAATTGTTTCAAGCGAGGAAGCAATTCAAATTTTAGAAAATAAAACTAAAAAGAAAGATGCGGTTGCTGTTCAGGAAACAAATGCTGTCCCAAAAGCAATATCTGCCCCACCAGTTGTAACTGAAAAAACAAACTATGAAGCTATAATGGCGGCACCTTCGCCAATTAGTTTACAAGAAGACAATGAAGAAGATAACGTTGCTTCAAAAAAAGAAGTTAACGCAGAAATTGGGTATTCAAGTAATCCACAAAGAGAATCCTATAAAGTTGCTTTTGCTGAAAAAAGTGCTTCAAGAGCTAAAAAAAGTACTCCCCTAGTAGTGCTAAACGGAAATGCAATGGCGCACAGCGATGATGCAAAAAAAGACAAAATGATGCGAAATGAACTTCCGAATCTGAATCCGGAAAATGTAGATTCACTGGTAGTTCTGGATGAACCTTTGTATATCATTGACGGAATTTATTATTCGGAAAATGATTTATTCGGAAATAATCCAACAAGTCCGTATGCCCCTTTAGACAAACAAGACATTAAAACAATTACCATTTTACAAGACCTTGAAGCCACTGAAAAATATGGTGAAAAAGGAAAAAAAGGAGTTGTCATCATCACCACAAAAACAGGAAAACCAACTCCTAAAAAATAATCTAAGCTTTGTCAAAGTCTGCAGCTTTGACAAAGCAAAATCAAAACATTAATTCTTAAAACTTATTATCATGAAAAGTCTAAAACTTATTTCATCAGCCATTGCTATGCTTATATGTTTCGTAACCATGGCACAAGAAAGAACGATTTCTGGAATCATTTCAGATGAAACACTTCAACCACTTCCAGGCGTAAACATTTACAATCAGACTTCAAAAACAAATGCTATAACCAATTTTGATGGCGAATACAGCATTAAAGCAAAAACCGGAGACATGCTTGTTTTCAGCTTTCTTGGATACCAAAATCAAAGTCAAAAGGTTCAGAATTCAAATACAATTAATATAAAGCTAATCCCGGATAATCAAACTTTAAATGAAGTTGTAGTTGTGGGCTACGGCACAAGTAGTTCAGAATATGAAGATCGTAGTTATGCCCGTGCTGAAAGAAAAAAAGCGAAAATGGCTACAGCTTCGGTAGCTATGCAAGGAAAAGTATCAGGAGTTCAAATTCAAAGTAATGCTCTTTATGCTCCAAGTCCTTCTGTCGTTATTCGTGGTACTGCATCAGTTTCTCCAAAAAATGAACCTTTGTATATTATTGACGGAGTTCCGGCAAAAGCCAATCAAATGGCAAAAATTAATCCGAATGATATTGATAATGTTTCGGTTTTAAAAGATCAGGCTGCAACTTCGATTTATGGAAGCAAAGCTTCAAATGGTGTTGTAGTAATTTCAACCAAAAATGAAATCTATAAAAATCTTTCAGAAAAGGAATTAGACAAAAAATTAAATATTATTCCAATTCCAACAGAACCAACTCAGGAAGATTATGATGCTTTTGTCGAAAATGCTTTCGAAAGCCCAAAAACAGCACCGCTTTCTACATTTTCCATCGATGTTGATAATGCTTCTTACACCAACATCAGACGTTTTTTAAATAACGGACAACAAGTTCCAAAAGATGCAGTTCGTGTAGAAGAAATGGTTAATTTTTTCAAATATACTTATCCGCAACCTAAAAATGAGCATCCGTTTTCTATTAATACAGAAGTGAGTGATTCGCCCTGGAATGCAAATAATAAAATCTTAAAAATTGGCTTGCAGGGAAAAAATATTCCAACTGAAGATTTACCAGCATCAAACCTTGTTTTCTTAATTGATGTTTCAGGTTCGATGAGCGACATGAATAAATTACCCTTACTAAAACAATCTTTAAAAATATTGGTAAATGAATTAAGAGCTAAAGATAAAGTTGCCATTGTAGTTTATGCGGGTGCAGCGGGAATGGTTTTGCCTCCTACTGCCGGAGATGAGAAAAAAACAATTATTGATGCATTAGATAAATTACAATCTGGCGGAAGTACTGCAGGAGGCGCCGGAATTGAACTAGCTTACAAAACAGCAACAGAAAATTTCATAAAAGGCGGAAACAATCGGGTAATTCTGGCCACTGACGGAGATTTTAATGTGGGAAGTTCTTCTAATAATGACATGGAAAAATTGATTGAAGAAAAAAGAAAAACAGGCGTTTTCTTAACTTGTTTAGGTTACGGAATGGGAAATTATAAAGACAGTAAAATGGAAATCCTTGCCGATAAAGGAAATGGAAATTATGCTTACATCGATAATATTCAGGAAGCGAATCGTTTTTTAGGAAAAGAATTTAAAGGTTCAATGTTTGCTATCGCGAAAGATGTAAAAATCCAGATTGAATTTAACCCAAAACAAGTGCAATCGTATCGTTTGATTGGTTATGAAAACAGAAAACTACGTCCGGAAGATTTTAAAAATGACGCGATTGATGCCGGAGAATTAGGAAGCAATCATACTGTAACGGCTTTGTATGAAATTATTCCGGCAGGGGTAAAAAGTGATTATTTAACGGCACAACCAGATGATTTAAAATACACTAAAACAGAAATCAGTTCAAACAACTATAGTAATGAGCTGGCAACTATAAAATTTCGCTATAAAAAACCTGATGGCGAAAAAAGTATTGAAATGGTTCAGGTAATTGAGAACAAATCGGTTGCTTTGGAAAAAGCGAGTAATGATATGAAATTTAGTTCTGCTGTAGCCTGGTTCGGATTGAAATTAAGAGATTCCAAATTAATTGCAAATAAATCTTCGGAAGAAATTGTAAAACTGGCAAAACAAGGAAATTCAAACGATGAAGAAGGTTATAAAGCTGAATTTATTCGTTTGGTTGAAACTTCTAAGCAGTATAATTAATAAATATTGTATTACATTTGGTCTTTTTTTGAAATATTAATTTTTATACTCGTATGAACTCCATTTTAAGCCAAAATCTATTTTTAGTAAAAGAACATATCGGAATGTTTAAAGCTGCTAACAACTATGACATTTACGATCCGCAGACCAATCAAATTATTATGAACTGTCGTGAGAACAATCTTGGTTTCTTTACCAAAGTATTCCGTTTCACAGATTATAAAAGAGCAACTCCGTTTAATGTAGAAATTACAACCGCTTCCGGTGAAAAATTAATTTCTGTAAGAAGAGGTGTTGCGATATTCCGTTCAACTGTTGAAGTTTTGGACGAAAAAGATCGTTTGGTTGGAACATTCAAACAAAAATTCTTTTCTATTGGAGGAAAATTTGAAATCTTAGATAAAAACGAAAGACCTGTTGCTACTTTACAAGGAAAATGGACAGGATGGGATTTTAAATTCTCTCATGAAAACAGGCAATTGGCTCAGGTAAGTAAAAAATGGGCAGGATTAGGAAAAGAGTTTTTTACGAGTGCCGATAATTATGTTCTTCAAATTGAAGAAAATGTACCTGCTGACAGTTCGTTAAGACAATTGATTTTAGGAGCTGTCATGTGTATTGACATGGTTCTGAAAGAATAACGAAAAGTTGTTAAACTTAGATTAAGAAAACACTTTAAAGCATCATTTTAGTTTACAAAATCTTATTTTTGTAAGACTTAAAATGATGCTTTCTGCATTTCTAAAAATACAATCATGACCGACTTAAAAAATAAAAATGCACTAATCACTGGTGCTGGAAAAGGAATTGGAAAAGCCGTTGCAATTGCTTTGGCCAAAGAAGGTGTAAACCTGATTTTAGTTTCCAGAACCCAAAATGATATTGATCAACTTGCAGAAGAAACTGCAAAATTTGGAGTAAAAACTTTGGCCTTACCTGCTGACGTTTCAGATATTAATTCTATCAATTCTGCTGTTGAAAAAGCGATTGCGGAATTCAAAAGTATCGATATTCTAATCAACAGTGCTGGAATTGCTTCTTTTGGAAAATTCTTAGAATTAGAACCGGAAGCCTGGGAAAGAATTATTCAGGTAAATTTAATGGGAACGTACTACACCACTCGTGCCATTATCCCAAATATGATCGAAAGACAAACCGGAGATATTATTAATATTTCTTCGACTGCAGGATTAAACGGAAATGCTTTGACTAGTGCTTACAGCGCTTCAAAATTTGCGGTTTTAGGTTTAACCGATTCTTTAATGCAGGAAATGAGAAAACACAATATCCGTGTTACGGCTTTGACACCAAGTACAGTGGCTACAGATATGGCAAAAGACTTAAACCTAACGGACGGAAATCCGGAAAAAGTAATGCAATCTGAAGATATGGCAGATTTAATTATCGCACAGTTAAAATTAAACCGAAGAGTTTTTATCAAAAACAGCAGTATTTGGTCTACTAATCCTTAAAACTAATCTTGTAAACTTTGTCAAAGTTTGAAACTTTGACAAAGTTTAAATCGCAAAAAGACATTAAATGGAACAATATTTAAGACAATTGGTAGAAATAGAATTTCAGGATAAAAAACAGATTTACTCTGGATTTCTTATTGATTATTCTGATGATTGGATTTTACTTCGAAATAATCCAGTCGATTTTGTTTTGGATGGTTTTGTTATTCTAAGAAATAAAAATATTGAAGCTGTAAACAGAGATCATGATTTAGCTTTTACAGAAAAAGTAATTCGCTTGAAAGGATTAAAAATCAATTCTGATGATATTATTCCTATCAAGGATTTCGCTTCAATTATTAATTACGTTTCAGAGAAATACGGCATTTTTCAAATTGCCAAAAAATCATCTAAATCTGCTTATTTAGGAAAACTAATAACATTAAACGACGAAGAACTAACTATTGATTTCTTAGACACAAGAGGTAAGTTTGGAGGTGAATTAGGTTTTAATCCGGAAAAAATTCGGGTTATTGAGTTTGATACTGATTATATTAATTCTTTGAAATTAGTCGTTAAGGATAATGAGTAATGTATAAAAACAGAAAAGCCCTTATTAAATTCAAAAAGGGCTTTCTTATTTTTTGTCATTCCGAGGAACGAGGAATCACACTAGTAATTCCATCTGAATAATCGCCAATCTTTGTCGATTCTCTTGTGTGATTCCTCGTTCCTCGGAATGACAAACTATGTGGTAATTTTGGATTATTTGCAAAAATTAAACTTCCATCAATTTATTCAAAAACTCTAAACGAACACTTCCATCTTCGTCTATTTTAGTTAAATTAATTTCTTGTAAAGTATTGACCAATTCCGGATTCCATGGCGTTTTTACTTTTACGTAGTTTTCAGTAAATCCTTGAATGTATCCTTCTTTATTTTCACTTTCAAAAAGAACCGTTCTGTTGGTTCCTAATTGGCTTTCGTAAAAAGCACGACGTTTTTTAACAGACAATCCACGAAGCATTTTACTGCGTTTTGCTCTTACATTTGAAGGAACAACACCTTCCATTTCTGCTGCTTCAGTATTATCTCTTTCTGAATAAGTAAAAACATGTAAATAAGAAATATCCAAATCATTTAAGAAATGATACGTTTCTAAGAAATGCTCATCTGTTTCTCCGGGAAAACCAACAATAACATCTACACCAATACAAGCGTGAGGCATTACTTCACGAATTTTATTAACGCGATCGATATATACTTCACGTAAATAACGACGTTTCATTAATTTCAAAATATCATTGCTACCTGATTGCAACGGAATATGAAAATGCGGCACAAAAGTGCGGCTTTTAGAAACAAATTCTATTGTTTCATTTTTCAATAAATTGGGTTCGATTGAAGAAATTCTCAAACGTTCAATTCCTTCCACTTTGTCTAAAGCCTGAACTAAATCCAGAAAAGTATGTTCGTGTTTTTTATTTCCAAACTCCCCTTTTCCGTAATCACCAATATTTACACCGGTTAAAACAATTTCACGGATATTTTGAGCCGAAATTTCTTTGGCATTTTTCAAGACATTTTCTAAAGCATCACTTCTGGAAATTCCTCTCGCTAATGGAATGGTACAATACGTACATTTATAATCGCAACCGTCCTGAACTTTTAAGAATGCTCTGGTACGATCACCAATAGAATAACTTCCTACATAAAAATCGGCTTCGGCAATTTCGCATGAGTGCACTTCACCCATATCGTTTTTGCTCAAATCATGGATATAGTCGGTGATTTTGAATTTTTCTGTCGCTCCCAAAACCAAATCAACTCCATCAACTGCAGCTAATTCTTCCGGTTTTAATTGCGCATAACAGCCAACAGCGGCAACGAAAGCTTTTTCGTTAAGCTTCATTGCTTTCTTTACTACTTGCTTAAATTGTTTATCGGCATTTTCTGTTACAGAGCAGGTATTAATCACATAGATATCTGCAACATCTTCAAAATCGACGCGGTCAAAACCTTCGTCATTAAAACTTCTGGCGATTGTAGAGGTTTCTGAAAAATTCAGTTTACAACCCAGAGTGTAAAAGGCAACTTTTTTTCTATTTTCCATAATTTGTCTTAAACTAATGAAATCGTTGTCAAAAAATTTAAGGCTGCAAATTTACGAACAATATTCATTAAAAGAAAGCGATTAATTTACTTCGAATCAATAAATTGCGGGTAATGTTAATTTAGAAACATTCCAAAAACGTCTAACTCATTCCTTTTTAATCTGAAACCGAACTTTTCTAACTCTCATTTTTAACAATTCAATAAGAATAAAATGACAAAATAATCGATAAAATGCAAATTTCATCGATTAAGTACATTTTTTAGCGATATAAATTCAAAATTTCTTACATTTACCTTTGTTATAATTCTTTGGTAAATTAAATTCAGATTTAAGAATTTTAACACGCTTAAATTAATTTAATAATAATTCAGGCATAACAATTTTGAATTTTAACCGTTATGTTGTTGTTTTGTGTTACAAAATAAAATGGGAAAGCCGAAAACCAAAGAGAGTAGGCAACAATTATAATAACAAATACCACTTTATGAAAGCATTTTTACCCACAATCTGCTTGATGTTCTTAACCATTTTTAGTTCGCAAGCGCAAACTAATGCTCCGGCTGCAAATGCAAATCCATTTCCTTCTATTAGTACATTAACAACTTGGGCGAGCTTAAACTCTCAACAACAATTTGATGTTGCTATTCGTGCAGTTGGATTTAAGTTTGAAGTAAAAGAACCAGGTGAAGGATCAACAGCTTATACCTACATTCGTAAAGTAACGGTTAATGATGTAAACTACACAGACAGAATTGTGTACAGAATTACGAATAATAATTCGGCAAGTATCATCTCTTTAGTTACTGCTTCTACTGATTTAGTGAGTTTATATACTCCACAATTAAGTACTTTTAAAAACAATA is a window of Flavobacterium crocinum DNA encoding:
- a CDS encoding DUF6929 family protein, with the protein product MEKFTLEILFQIIGIGSASGLFYNNDALYVIGDNSGFLYEYNMQNQQLNQHALIDNPTQNIPKNLKPDFESLTHHNDTLYVFGSGSTENRNKMIEFDLKSKTVIKKNNLVDLYALMQSFGEIKPEDFNLEGAIFDGENWFLFNRGNGVTNKNTIFTIHAKKLDEEFALIAVNYKLPKIKGVRSSFTDAVLVDDKIYFLSTAEDTKSTYDDGEILGSFIGRIDVKTMKIDFTQKITSTNKFEGLTFYKKKNNKIEFLLCEDNDTELLETKIYKLTLPVK
- a CDS encoding RNA polymerase sigma factor, whose amino-acid sequence is MHRDAQRQVYEYMAPKLYRLCKRYLKKEEEIEEALADSFFTIFTKLEQLKEAYAFEAWARRITVNHCLATIRKETNFNMYLDDVKLLSQPSVDELNTLEEEDLLNLLNHIPDGCKTVFNLFVIEGYAHKEIAEMLQISEGTSKSQLNAAKTKLKELVNKLYYQKAK
- a CDS encoding VWA domain-containing protein, whose translation is MKSLKLISSAIAMLICFVTMAQERTISGIISDETLQPLPGVNIYNQTSKTNAITNFDGEYSIKAKTGDMLVFSFLGYQNQSQKVQNSNTINIKLIPDNQTLNEVVVVGYGTSSSEYEDRSYARAERKKAKMATASVAMQGKVSGVQIQSNALYAPSPSVVIRGTASVSPKNEPLYIIDGVPAKANQMAKINPNDIDNVSVLKDQAATSIYGSKASNGVVVISTKNEIYKNLSEKELDKKLNIIPIPTEPTQEDYDAFVENAFESPKTAPLSTFSIDVDNASYTNIRRFLNNGQQVPKDAVRVEEMVNFFKYTYPQPKNEHPFSINTEVSDSPWNANNKILKIGLQGKNIPTEDLPASNLVFLIDVSGSMSDMNKLPLLKQSLKILVNELRAKDKVAIVVYAGAAGMVLPPTAGDEKKTIIDALDKLQSGGSTAGGAGIELAYKTATENFIKGGNNRVILATDGDFNVGSSSNNDMEKLIEEKRKTGVFLTCLGYGMGNYKDSKMEILADKGNGNYAYIDNIQEANRFLGKEFKGSMFAIAKDVKIQIEFNPKQVQSYRLIGYENRKLRPEDFKNDAIDAGELGSNHTVTALYEIIPAGVKSDYLTAQPDDLKYTKTEISSNNYSNELATIKFRYKKPDGEKSIEMVQVIENKSVALEKASNDMKFSSAVAWFGLKLRDSKLIANKSSEEIVKLAKQGNSNDEEGYKAEFIRLVETSKQYN
- a CDS encoding LURP-one-related/scramblase family protein, encoding MNSILSQNLFLVKEHIGMFKAANNYDIYDPQTNQIIMNCRENNLGFFTKVFRFTDYKRATPFNVEITTASGEKLISVRRGVAIFRSTVEVLDEKDRLVGTFKQKFFSIGGKFEILDKNERPVATLQGKWTGWDFKFSHENRQLAQVSKKWAGLGKEFFTSADNYVLQIEENVPADSSLRQLILGAVMCIDMVLKE
- a CDS encoding 3-ketoacyl-ACP reductase gives rise to the protein MTDLKNKNALITGAGKGIGKAVAIALAKEGVNLILVSRTQNDIDQLAEETAKFGVKTLALPADVSDINSINSAVEKAIAEFKSIDILINSAGIASFGKFLELEPEAWERIIQVNLMGTYYTTRAIIPNMIERQTGDIINISSTAGLNGNALTSAYSASKFAVLGLTDSLMQEMRKHNIRVTALTPSTVATDMAKDLNLTDGNPEKVMQSEDMADLIIAQLKLNRRVFIKNSSIWSTNP
- the mtaB gene encoding tRNA (N(6)-L-threonylcarbamoyladenosine(37)-C(2))-methylthiotransferase MtaB codes for the protein MENRKKVAFYTLGCKLNFSETSTIARSFNDEGFDRVDFEDVADIYVINTCSVTENADKQFKQVVKKAMKLNEKAFVAAVGCYAQLKPEELAAVDGVDLVLGATEKFKITDYIHDLSKNDMGEVHSCEIAEADFYVGSYSIGDRTRAFLKVQDGCDYKCTYCTIPLARGISRSDALENVLKNAKEISAQNIREIVLTGVNIGDYGKGEFGNKKHEHTFLDLVQALDKVEGIERLRISSIEPNLLKNETIEFVSKSRTFVPHFHIPLQSGSNDILKLMKRRYLREVYIDRVNKIREVMPHACIGVDVIVGFPGETDEHFLETYHFLNDLDISYLHVFTYSERDNTEAAEMEGVVPSNVRAKRSKMLRGLSVKKRRAFYESQLGTNRTVLFESENKEGYIQGFTENYVKVKTPWNPELVNTLQEINLTKIDEDGSVRLEFLNKLMEV